Proteins from a single region of Caloramator sp. E03:
- a CDS encoding HAD family hydrolase yields the protein MKDTIAGFKKRKKFLVCVDSDGCAMDTMDVKHKKCFGPKAVEEWGLQDIQDRFLEVWNFVNLYSRTRGINRFKGLIKTFEILSSEGISVPEFSSIRQWTETSPELSNPALEKAIEETKDEQLIKALSWSNAVNKAIAELTDFDKPFLNVKESLEIISTVADIVVISSANVNAVKSEWERCGLDSYVQVILGQEAGSKAFCIATFKENNYSCDEILMVGDAPGDLDAAEKNGVLYYPILVGREDFSWKRLASEALIKFLYGSYRGEYQQKLIDEFNLILK from the coding sequence ATGAAAGATACTATAGCAGGATTTAAAAAGAGAAAAAAATTTTTAGTTTGTGTTGACTCGGATGGATGTGCAATGGATACGATGGATGTAAAACACAAGAAATGTTTTGGACCAAAAGCAGTTGAAGAATGGGGACTTCAGGATATCCAGGACAGATTTTTAGAAGTATGGAATTTTGTAAATTTATATTCAAGAACAAGGGGAATTAATCGCTTTAAAGGACTTATAAAGACTTTTGAAATTTTATCTTCAGAAGGTATTTCTGTTCCAGAATTTTCATCAATACGACAGTGGACTGAGACTTCACCAGAATTATCAAATCCTGCATTAGAAAAGGCTATAGAAGAGACAAAGGATGAACAATTAATTAAAGCACTATCCTGGAGTAATGCTGTTAATAAGGCTATTGCTGAATTGACTGATTTTGATAAACCTTTTCTTAACGTTAAAGAAAGCTTGGAGATAATTAGCACTGTTGCAGATATTGTCGTTATTTCTTCTGCAAATGTAAATGCAGTAAAGTCTGAATGGGAACGTTGCGGGCTTGATTCTTATGTCCAGGTAATTCTTGGACAAGAGGCAGGAAGTAAAGCATTTTGCATAGCTACTTTTAAAGAAAATAATTATTCTTGTGATGAAATATTGATGGTTGGGGATGCACCGGGTGATTTAGATGCTGCAGAAAAGAATGGGGTTTTGTATTATCCTATTCTAGTTGGAAGAGAAGATTTTTCATGGAAGAGGTTAGCGTCTGAAGCATTAATAAAGTTTTTATATGGAAGCTATAGAGGAGAATATCAACAAAAATTGATTGATGAGTTTAATTTAATATTAAAATAA
- a CDS encoding glycoside hydrolase family 3 protein, whose protein sequence is MPLVDLKAKPYYLSDEDIAWVEDTITSMTIEEKIGQLFINLFTDFDIEKAKEIIDKYHIGGVRYHGGNSEQIYEFLSSIQKYSKVPLLIAANCDAGGDGATKDGTYIASAAHCEATGSEKVAYNAGYVSGREAAALGVNWNFGPCADILMNWRNTIVNTRAYGTNAETVIKYTSAYIKGLRQSNIASCAKHFPGDGVEERDQHLVLGVNDLSVEEWEASFGKVYKHLIDEGIMSIMAGHIALPEYQYKLVPGLKYEDVLPASLAPELITGLLREKLGFNGLVLTDASHMIGMAAAMKRRDYVPAAIAAGCDMFLFFNDYEEDFNFMLEGYKNGVITEERLHDALRRILGLKAALKLHVKQKEGTLIPPKEGLRVIGCEEHLAMAREAADLGITLVKDTWNQLPIRPSTHKRIRLHTLFGEIGGITHGSKDAEKIIIEELERVGFEVTLHDGTTREKGKTSELSKKFDAALIFADIVGYAAENNYRIRWKCPMSSDIPWYVYEIPTVFISLNYTTHLTDVPMVKTYINAYKDTREIIRQTIQKIMGESQFKGSFNELVWCNLWETRR, encoded by the coding sequence ATGCCATTAGTAGATTTAAAAGCAAAACCATATTATTTAAGCGATGAAGATATAGCTTGGGTAGAGGATACCATCACAAGTATGACGATTGAAGAAAAGATAGGTCAGTTGTTTATCAATCTGTTTACTGATTTTGATATTGAAAAAGCAAAAGAAATTATTGATAAATATCATATTGGCGGAGTAAGATATCATGGTGGTAATTCAGAACAAATATATGAATTTTTATCAAGTATTCAAAAATATAGTAAAGTACCCCTATTAATAGCTGCAAACTGTGATGCTGGTGGAGATGGAGCAACAAAAGATGGTACTTATATTGCTTCTGCCGCACACTGTGAAGCAACAGGAAGCGAAAAGGTGGCATATAATGCAGGTTATGTAAGTGGTCGTGAAGCTGCGGCACTTGGTGTTAATTGGAATTTTGGGCCATGTGCAGATATTTTAATGAACTGGAGAAATACGATTGTTAATACCAGAGCCTATGGTACCAACGCAGAGACGGTTATCAAGTATACAAGTGCTTATATTAAAGGTTTAAGGCAGAGTAATATAGCTTCTTGTGCTAAGCACTTCCCAGGTGACGGGGTTGAAGAGCGTGACCAACATCTGGTTTTAGGCGTGAATGATCTTAGTGTTGAAGAATGGGAGGCAAGCTTTGGCAAGGTTTATAAGCATTTAATTGATGAAGGTATTATGAGCATAATGGCTGGCCATATTGCACTTCCGGAGTATCAGTATAAGTTGGTTCCAGGTTTGAAATATGAAGATGTTTTACCTGCAAGTTTGGCCCCAGAATTAATTACAGGATTGTTACGAGAAAAATTGGGATTTAATGGGTTGGTTTTAACTGATGCTTCTCATATGATAGGCATGGCTGCTGCTATGAAGCGCAGGGATTATGTACCTGCTGCAATTGCTGCAGGATGTGATATGTTCTTATTTTTCAATGATTATGAAGAAGATTTCAATTTTATGCTGGAAGGATACAAAAACGGTGTTATTACAGAAGAACGTTTGCATGATGCTTTACGCAGGATTTTAGGTTTAAAAGCTGCTCTAAAGCTGCATGTTAAACAAAAAGAGGGAACTTTAATACCTCCTAAAGAAGGTCTAAGAGTTATTGGTTGTGAAGAGCACTTGGCTATGGCAAGGGAGGCAGCTGATTTGGGAATTACACTTGTTAAAGATACATGGAACCAGCTCCCAATTAGACCAAGTACTCATAAAAGAATTAGGCTTCATACTTTATTTGGAGAAATTGGTGGTATTACACATGGTTCAAAGGATGCGGAGAAAATAATTATAGAAGAACTTGAAAGAGTAGGTTTTGAGGTTACTCTACATGATGGTACTACACGAGAAAAAGGCAAAACTTCTGAATTGTCTAAGAAATTTGATGCAGCATTAATTTTTGCAGATATTGTGGGGTATGCAGCTGAAAATAATTATCGTATAAGATGGAAATGTCCTATGTCCAGTGATATTCCCTGGTATGTATATGAAATTCCAACAGTATTTATATCTTTGAACTATACAACTCATTTAACAGACGTGCCTATGGTAAAAACATATATTAATGCTTATAAAGATACAAGAGAAATTATTCGTCAAACAATTCAAAAAATTATGGGAGAATCACAATTTAAAGGATCATTTAATGAACTTGTGTGGTGCAATCTATGGGAAACAAGAAGATAG
- a CDS encoding glucuronate isomerase: MTVLSKLGFDISKRNLDEYRKYYDSINTSEYINKVFEISNVKEVIMTNDPFDEKERKIWEKGYNKDSRFISSLRIDPLLNDFDTIYLKLNQWGYDVKFELDNKSIEEIKRFLSEWVRKTDSVYMAVSLPPSFTIINDNTYKKKIIEKCVLPVCREFNIPFAMMIGVKRAANPRLSLAGDFLGKADISEVEYLCREFMDNKFMITMLSKENQHELAILARKFRNLMVFGCWWFLNNPSMIDEITRIRMETLGLSFIPQHSDSRVIDQLIYKWYHSKKIISSVLIDKYEDIMDSGWVISEEEIRRDVESIFSNNFWDFIKKQI; the protein is encoded by the coding sequence TTGACTGTATTATCCAAACTTGGATTTGATATCTCAAAAAGGAATTTAGATGAATACAGAAAGTATTATGATTCAATCAACACAAGTGAATATATAAATAAGGTTTTTGAGATTTCTAATGTAAAGGAAGTCATAATGACAAACGACCCTTTTGATGAAAAAGAGAGGAAGATATGGGAAAAGGGATACAATAAAGACAGCAGGTTTATATCATCATTAAGAATTGACCCTCTTTTAAATGATTTTGATACGATATATTTAAAATTAAATCAATGGGGATATGATGTTAAATTCGAATTGGATAATAAATCAATCGAAGAAATAAAAAGATTTTTATCTGAATGGGTGAGGAAAACCGATTCAGTATATATGGCGGTATCGCTGCCACCGTCGTTTACTATAATAAACGATAATACATACAAAAAGAAGATAATTGAAAAATGTGTTTTGCCTGTATGTAGAGAATTTAATATTCCCTTTGCAATGATGATAGGCGTAAAAAGGGCTGCAAATCCAAGGCTGAGCTTAGCTGGAGATTTTCTTGGAAAGGCAGATATAAGTGAAGTTGAATATTTGTGCAGAGAGTTTATGGATAATAAATTTATGATAACTATGCTCTCTAAAGAGAATCAGCATGAACTTGCAATTTTAGCAAGAAAGTTCAGGAATCTTATGGTTTTTGGATGCTGGTGGTTTTTAAATAACCCGAGTATGATAGATGAGATTACAAGAATAAGAATGGAAACCCTCGGATTATCCTTTATTCCACAACATTCAGATTCGAGAGTAATAGATCAGCTTATATATAAATGGTATCATTCTAAAAAAATAATTTCATCTGTACTTATAGATAAATATGAAGACATCATGGATTCAGGTTGGGTAATAAGTGAAGAAGAGATTAGAAGGGATGTAGAAAGTATCTTTAGTAATAACTTTTGGGATTTTATAAAAAAACAAATTTAA
- a CDS encoding DUF5110 domain-containing protein, producing the protein MILHTFETKSEDERGFMVFPHRHNGKTEFKLYEDDGYTNDYKKGIFAFVNVNMECDREKVKIDISEEGKYELPYNKVKIHLPKSETRKIVINGKTLEKNNENVYEACVAEGR; encoded by the coding sequence TTGATATTACATACCTTTGAAACAAAGTCAGAGGATGAAAGGGGATTTATGGTATTCCCTCATAGACATAATGGAAAAACTGAATTTAAACTTTATGAAGATGACGGATACACAAACGACTATAAGAAGGGTATATTTGCATTTGTAAACGTTAATATGGAATGCGATAGAGAAAAAGTAAAAATAGATATTTCAGAAGAAGGTAAGTATGAACTGCCATATAATAAAGTTAAAATACATCTTCCAAAATCCGAAACAAGAAAAATTGTAATTAACGGAAAAACACTTGAAAAAAACAATGAAAATGTTTATGAAGCTTGTGTAGCAGAGGGGAGGTAA
- the uidA gene encoding beta-glucuronidase, producing MLYPISTATRQVFDLNGIWSFKLDDGSGFDKGWYKSPLEETLPIAVPASFNDLYEGERFRDHVGWVWYERDFVIQKHMLSNRIVLRFGAATHYAKVYINGMFVTEHKGGFTPFEAKINEFISEGKNRLTVAVNNIIDKTTLPVGILEEKNIPGAGNVVTNKPNFDFFNYAGLNRPVKIYTTPNDYIEDITIVTDINGNNGIVNYNIECVPGYEVAVKVFDEKGILVDSNSNREGRLIIENVNLWEPMKAYLYTMKVQMLKDGEVIDEYEQPFGVRTIEVKDGKFLINGKPFYFKGFGKHEDFHVSGRGFNEALNIKDFSLLKWIGANSFRTSHYPYSEELMRLADREGIVVIDETPAVGLHLGLMGAFYGGKKKDTWKEIKTFEHHKNVIAELIKRDKNHPCVVMWSLANEAATEEEGAYEYFKPLVQLAKELDPQKRPVTIVTHVYATPDKCKVSSLIDVLALNRYYGWYISGGEIECAKRLIQMELEKLQKMYPEKPIMFTEYGADTIAGFHETTPVMFTEEYQVEFLKANHEVIDQFKNFIGEHVWNFADFATSQGIWRVQGNRKGVFTRDRKPKMAAHYLRERWRSIPDFYYKK from the coding sequence ATGTTATATCCTATTTCTACAGCAACAAGACAAGTATTTGATTTAAATGGAATTTGGAGTTTTAAACTTGATGATGGAAGTGGGTTTGATAAGGGGTGGTATAAATCTCCTCTGGAAGAAACTCTACCTATAGCTGTTCCAGCGTCTTTTAATGATTTATACGAAGGGGAAAGATTTAGAGACCATGTTGGTTGGGTTTGGTATGAGAGGGATTTTGTAATACAAAAACACATGCTTAGTAATAGAATAGTTCTTAGATTTGGTGCAGCTACTCATTACGCAAAAGTATATATAAATGGCATGTTTGTAACAGAACATAAAGGAGGTTTTACTCCTTTTGAAGCAAAAATTAATGAATTTATTTCTGAAGGGAAAAATAGGTTGACTGTAGCTGTTAATAATATTATAGATAAGACTACACTTCCTGTTGGCATTTTAGAAGAAAAAAATATACCTGGTGCAGGGAATGTTGTAACAAATAAACCTAATTTTGACTTTTTTAACTATGCTGGACTTAACAGGCCGGTTAAAATTTATACTACTCCTAATGATTACATTGAAGACATTACTATAGTTACAGATATCAATGGGAATAATGGCATAGTAAATTACAATATAGAGTGTGTACCAGGATATGAAGTTGCAGTTAAGGTGTTTGATGAGAAGGGAATTCTTGTAGATAGCAATAGCAATAGAGAAGGGCGGTTAATCATTGAGAATGTAAATTTATGGGAGCCAATGAAGGCTTATTTATATACGATGAAAGTTCAGATGTTAAAAGATGGTGAAGTAATTGATGAATATGAACAGCCCTTTGGAGTTAGAACAATTGAAGTAAAAGATGGTAAATTTTTAATTAATGGAAAACCTTTTTATTTTAAAGGTTTTGGGAAACATGAGGATTTCCATGTGAGTGGAAGAGGATTTAATGAGGCTCTTAATATAAAAGATTTCTCTTTGTTAAAATGGATTGGGGCAAATTCATTCAGGACCTCGCATTACCCTTATTCAGAAGAACTGATGAGACTTGCAGATAGGGAAGGAATTGTTGTTATAGACGAAACGCCTGCTGTAGGTTTGCATTTGGGGCTTATGGGTGCATTTTATGGCGGTAAAAAGAAAGATACATGGAAAGAAATAAAAACCTTTGAACATCATAAGAATGTAATTGCTGAACTTATTAAAAGAGATAAGAATCATCCTTGTGTAGTTATGTGGTCATTGGCAAATGAAGCTGCAACTGAAGAGGAAGGGGCTTATGAATATTTTAAGCCTTTAGTTCAACTGGCAAAGGAACTTGATCCTCAAAAGAGACCTGTTACTATTGTTACTCACGTGTACGCAACTCCTGATAAGTGTAAAGTATCTTCTCTGATTGATGTTCTGGCGTTAAATAGATACTATGGATGGTATATTTCGGGTGGAGAGATAGAATGTGCTAAAAGATTAATTCAAATGGAATTGGAAAAGCTTCAAAAAATGTATCCTGAAAAACCTATAATGTTTACAGAATATGGTGCAGATACAATAGCAGGCTTTCATGAAACTACTCCTGTGATGTTTACAGAAGAATATCAAGTTGAGTTTTTGAAAGCTAACCATGAGGTAATAGATCAGTTTAAAAATTTTATTGGAGAGCATGTTTGGAACTTTGCAGATTTTGCAACAAGTCAAGGAATATGGCGTGTACAAGGTAATAGAAAGGGTGTTTTTACCAGGGATAGGAAGCCAAAAATGGCAGCACATTATCTAAGGGAGAGATGGCGCAGTATACCAGATTTTTATTATAAAAAATAG
- a CDS encoding SDR family oxidoreductase: protein MNLPFSIDLNGKTAVVTGGGGILCSMFAEALAMCGAKVAVLDLNKEKAEKVAKDICDKGYNAIGVECNVLNSESLENAKKEVNERLGSCDILINGAGGNNPKGTTTKEYLYKEDLINKDSNIITFFDLDPKGIEFVFNLNFLGTLMPTQTFAKDMIEKDGAVIINISSMNAFTPLTKIPAYSGAKAAVSNFTQWLAVHLSKVGIRVNAIAPGFFLTEQNRRLLTNEDGSYTERAEKILNNTPMNRFGTPEDLIGTLLWLVDNKASGFVTGTVIPVDGGFSAYSGV, encoded by the coding sequence ATGAATTTACCATTTAGCATTGATCTTAATGGCAAAACAGCCGTTGTAACAGGAGGAGGAGGCATACTTTGTAGCATGTTTGCAGAGGCTCTTGCAATGTGTGGCGCAAAGGTTGCAGTGCTTGATTTAAACAAGGAAAAGGCTGAAAAAGTAGCAAAGGATATATGTGATAAAGGATATAATGCAATTGGAGTTGAATGTAACGTACTTAATTCAGAGAGCCTTGAAAATGCGAAAAAAGAGGTTAATGAAAGATTAGGGAGCTGTGATATATTAATAAATGGAGCTGGAGGCAATAATCCTAAAGGGACTACAACAAAGGAGTATTTATATAAAGAAGATTTAATTAATAAAGATAGTAATATTATTACATTCTTTGACCTTGATCCTAAGGGTATAGAGTTTGTATTTAATCTTAACTTTTTAGGAACATTAATGCCTACTCAAACCTTTGCAAAGGATATGATTGAAAAAGATGGCGCTGTAATCATAAACATATCTTCAATGAATGCCTTTACTCCACTAACCAAAATTCCTGCATACAGCGGAGCAAAGGCAGCAGTAAGCAATTTTACTCAATGGCTTGCTGTACATTTATCAAAGGTTGGAATAAGGGTTAATGCAATTGCACCAGGCTTTTTCCTAACAGAGCAAAATAGAAGATTATTAACTAATGAAGATGGCTCATATACAGAAAGAGCAGAAAAAATATTAAACAATACTCCTATGAACAGGTTTGGCACCCCTGAAGATTTAATAGGAACTCTTCTTTGGCTTGTAGATAATAAAGCTTCAGGATTTGTTACAGGAACAGTTATTCCTGTTGATGGAGGATTTTCAGCCTATTCAGGAGTTTAA
- a CDS encoding MFS transporter, with the protein MNTNLNVTNSNVQTNRDIIYNRAKIWQIALFVLNNTATNVTMVLMGFYAFFTQNVLGLSAIIVGTIATTMRIWDAVTDPIIGFLLDKTNTKFGKFRPFMLIGNIIMFLSIFAIFHTPLDYSVAQKYNYTTIWYVIFIIGYTFQTCVTKGAQAALTNDPGQRPIFSLFDSIYNAILFSLATFIITTVMAPKYPKKLIDPDLWKDVSLMFMIVSFVLTILAIIGIWQKDRTEFFGLGKNNVKIKFKDYIDILKNNRPIQMLTIAASTDKLALVAVRAGMVYFFANILLNSSLQGKYSLYATVPTLLASFVGVGWARKVGIKKAFVVSTWISLLMLFLLIATAPILAKPTWGTSVLILLILMALQSAAASLAGNIVIPMIADCSDYETYRTGRFIPGMMGTLFSFVDKVISSFSTFIVGAAIAWAGYGNTKIVPNTPVNNKMTLAIYFIIWGLPIIGHIASIIAMKFYILDAQMMEKIKKAIHERKQVGSEA; encoded by the coding sequence ATGAATACAAATTTAAATGTAACAAATTCAAATGTACAAACAAATAGGGATATAATCTATAACAGAGCTAAAATATGGCAAATTGCCCTATTTGTCCTAAATAACACAGCAACTAATGTAACTATGGTACTTATGGGATTTTATGCTTTCTTTACTCAAAATGTTCTTGGTCTTTCAGCAATAATTGTTGGTACTATAGCAACAACTATGCGTATATGGGATGCAGTAACTGACCCAATTATAGGCTTTTTGCTTGACAAAACCAATACAAAATTCGGAAAGTTTAGACCTTTCATGTTGATAGGTAATATAATAATGTTTTTATCCATATTTGCTATATTCCACACCCCGCTTGATTATTCAGTGGCACAAAAATATAATTACACAACTATATGGTATGTAATATTTATTATAGGATATACATTTCAAACTTGCGTTACAAAAGGCGCCCAAGCAGCACTGACAAATGATCCTGGCCAACGTCCTATATTCTCACTTTTTGATTCCATATATAATGCAATATTATTTAGCTTAGCTACTTTTATAATTACAACAGTAATGGCGCCAAAGTATCCTAAAAAGCTTATTGACCCTGATCTCTGGAAAGATGTGTCACTAATGTTTATGATAGTATCTTTTGTTTTGACTATTTTAGCTATAATTGGGATATGGCAAAAAGATAGGACAGAATTCTTTGGATTAGGTAAAAATAATGTAAAAATCAAATTTAAAGATTATATTGATATTCTTAAAAATAATAGGCCAATACAAATGCTTACAATTGCAGCTTCAACTGATAAACTTGCTTTGGTTGCTGTAAGGGCTGGAATGGTATATTTCTTTGCTAATATTTTACTAAATTCTTCACTACAGGGAAAGTATTCACTTTATGCTACTGTACCTACTCTTTTAGCATCTTTTGTTGGTGTTGGTTGGGCAAGAAAAGTTGGCATAAAAAAAGCCTTTGTAGTATCAACGTGGATAAGTTTATTAATGTTATTTTTACTTATTGCAACAGCTCCTATTCTTGCTAAACCTACCTGGGGAACCAGTGTGTTAATACTTCTTATACTAATGGCATTACAGTCTGCTGCTGCATCTTTAGCTGGTAATATCGTTATACCTATGATTGCGGATTGTTCAGATTATGAAACTTACAGAACTGGAAGATTTATACCTGGAATGATGGGAACATTATTCTCCTTTGTTGATAAAGTAATTTCATCTTTTTCAACGTTCATAGTAGGAGCTGCAATTGCTTGGGCTGGTTATGGGAATACCAAAATCGTGCCCAATACACCTGTTAACAATAAAATGACTTTAGCAATATATTTTATTATATGGGGACTTCCAATAATAGGACATATTGCATCAATAATAGCAATGAAATTCTATATACTTGATGCTCAAATGATGGAAAAGATAAAAAAAGCAATACATGAGAGAAAGCAAGTAGGCTCTGAAGCTTGA
- the uxuA gene encoding mannonate dehydratase, with product MYMTFRWYGDSDKVTLDYIRQIPGVKGVVTAIYDVPVGEIWPLEKIMELKNKIEAKGLNFKVIESVPVHEDIKMGLPTRDRYINNYCETLRNLSKAGIEVVCYNFMPVFDWTRSCLDYKLSDGSTALIYDEKTVQQMDPLKGDLELPGWDTSYNKEDLRNLLIQYQSITEEDLWKNLKYFLERVIKTAEEVGIKMAIHPDDPPWSIFGLPRIITNKENLERFINLVDSPNNGITLCSGSLGVDPNNNIPELIRYFGKKGRIHFAHVRNIKITGEKSFEESAHRSEDGSLDMYEIMKAYYDIGFEGPVRPDHGRMIWGEQGRPGYGLYDRALGAVYLNGLYEAIEKANK from the coding sequence ATGTACATGACCTTTAGATGGTATGGAGACAGTGATAAAGTTACATTGGATTATATAAGGCAGATACCAGGGGTTAAAGGTGTTGTAACAGCTATATATGATGTACCTGTAGGAGAGATTTGGCCCTTGGAAAAAATAATGGAGTTAAAAAATAAAATCGAAGCAAAAGGATTGAATTTCAAGGTTATTGAAAGCGTTCCTGTACATGAAGATATAAAAATGGGACTTCCAACAAGGGATAGGTATATTAATAATTACTGCGAAACTTTAAGAAATTTATCAAAGGCAGGAATTGAAGTTGTATGTTATAACTTTATGCCGGTGTTTGATTGGACACGCTCTTGTCTTGATTACAAACTTTCTGATGGTTCAACAGCCCTTATTTATGATGAAAAAACAGTTCAGCAGATGGATCCTTTAAAGGGGGACTTAGAACTTCCAGGTTGGGATACAAGCTATAATAAAGAAGACCTAAGAAATCTTTTAATTCAGTATCAAAGCATAACTGAGGAAGATTTATGGAAAAATCTAAAATATTTCTTGGAGAGAGTTATTAAAACTGCTGAGGAAGTTGGAATTAAAATGGCCATTCATCCCGATGATCCACCATGGTCAATATTTGGACTTCCAAGAATAATAACAAATAAGGAAAATCTTGAAAGATTTATAAATCTTGTGGACAGCCCCAATAATGGAATTACTCTCTGTTCAGGATCTCTTGGAGTAGATCCTAATAATAATATACCTGAGCTTATAAGATATTTTGGTAAAAAGGGAAGAATACATTTTGCTCATGTAAGAAATATAAAAATTACCGGTGAAAAGTCTTTTGAAGAATCAGCCCATAGAAGTGAAGATGGATCTCTCGATATGTATGAAATAATGAAGGCATATTATGATATTGGATTTGAAGGCCCTGTAAGGCCTGATCATGGAAGGATGATATGGGGAGAACAGGGAAGACCTGGATACGGACTTTATGACAGGGCTTTGGGAGCTGTATACCTTAATGGTTTATATGAAGCAATTGAAAAAGCAAATAAGTAG
- a CDS encoding IS1182 family transposase, with translation MLTKEKNEKRTQIEICSIDQLVPENHLVRKLEAAINFDFIYDLVSDKYSKDIGRPSIDPVVLFKIVFIQYVFGIKSMRQTISEIQTNIAYRWFIGYGLYDPIPHFTTFGKNYVRRFKNTDIFEKIFVRILEEAVNAGLIKSDAVFIDATHVKANANKKKYDKVKLEKEARVYQELLDKEINEDRELHGKKPLDMSKKKLEVKETKISKTDPDSGVLRKNEKEKCFAYSFHAACDRNGFILGITATAANVHDNTMFDTILEQVKKNVGKPEYIVVDAGYKTPYICKTIIDQGIRPVMPYTRPMTKEGFFKKYEYVYDEYYDCYICPNNQILNYRTTNREGYREYASDSKTCKDCPYRNKCTNSKDYTKVINRHIWADYVEEAEHLRYTTLNKEIYEKRKETIERVFADMKEKHGMRFTTLRGLKKVTAQAMLVAACMNLKKMANWLWRSGKTGPNKAFLLRKLYILHLKTALPLWRAVFVYNLSRNTTNVVLRLSSLCLIRLYFNIVFYNYQYFLKS, from the coding sequence ATGCTAACTAAAGAAAAAAATGAAAAACGTACACAAATAGAAATATGCTCAATTGATCAATTAGTACCAGAAAATCATCTGGTAAGAAAACTTGAGGCTGCTATTAATTTTGATTTCATATATGATCTTGTATCAGATAAATATTCTAAGGATATTGGTAGGCCAAGCATCGATCCAGTTGTATTATTTAAAATTGTATTTATTCAATATGTATTCGGGATTAAATCAATGCGCCAGACGATATCAGAAATTCAAACAAATATTGCATACCGTTGGTTTATAGGATATGGACTTTATGACCCAATTCCTCATTTCACTACGTTTGGCAAAAACTATGTAAGAAGATTTAAGAATACAGATATTTTTGAAAAAATATTTGTTAGAATATTAGAGGAAGCAGTGAATGCGGGATTAATCAAGTCAGACGCTGTATTTATTGATGCAACCCACGTAAAGGCAAATGCTAATAAGAAAAAATATGATAAGGTAAAACTCGAAAAAGAAGCCCGTGTATATCAAGAGCTTTTGGACAAAGAGATAAACGAAGATAGAGAGTTACATGGTAAAAAGCCATTAGATATGAGTAAAAAAAAACTAGAAGTTAAAGAAACAAAAATTAGCAAGACTGATCCAGATAGCGGAGTATTAAGAAAGAATGAAAAAGAGAAATGTTTTGCATATTCATTTCATGCTGCATGTGATAGGAATGGTTTTATACTTGGAATAACTGCTACAGCTGCTAATGTCCATGATAACACCATGTTTGATACAATATTAGAGCAAGTAAAAAAGAATGTTGGAAAGCCTGAATATATTGTAGTAGACGCAGGGTATAAAACACCCTATATATGCAAAACAATAATAGATCAAGGAATTAGACCTGTAATGCCATATACACGCCCAATGACTAAGGAAGGATTCTTTAAAAAATATGAATATGTCTATGATGAATATTATGACTGTTATATATGTCCTAACAATCAAATATTAAACTATAGGACAACTAATAGAGAAGGATATAGAGAATATGCATCAGATTCTAAAACATGTAAGGATTGCCCATATCGAAATAAATGTACAAACAGTAAAGACTATACAAAGGTAATAAACCGACATATATGGGCTGATTATGTTGAAGAAGCCGAGCATCTAAGATATACAACTCTTAATAAAGAAATATATGAAAAAAGGAAAGAAACGATAGAAAGAGTTTTTGCAGATATGAAGGAAAAGCATGGCATGCGCTTTACGACCCTAAGAGGATTAAAAAAAGTAACAGCGCAGGCGATGCTTGTTGCTGCTTGTATGAATTTAAAAAAGATGGCAAACTGGCTATGGAGGTCTGGGAAAACCGGACCTAATAAAGCTTTTTTGCTTAGAAAATTATATATCTTACATTTGAAAACAGCTCTTCCTTTATGGAGAGCTGTTTTTGTCTACAATCTGAGCCGCAATACTACTAATGTAGTATTGCGGCTCTCATCTCTCTGCCTTATACGACTTTATTTTAACATAGTATTTTATAATTATCAATATTTTTTGAAAAGTTAA